From the bacterium genome, one window contains:
- a CDS encoding RNA polymerase sigma factor RpoD/SigA yields the protein MNLQHPQRKQDEPLRQVIDLTQCKLTSQTSDTPETNAILNDTVQQFFDSVSQYPLLSPDEEIALIENLEKSRLKYQEELFLYPLAARKAASLLQQVANKEIFPEKIIDDPNLRILGGRQKCVESLPEQVARILKHSKTVEALSSKRPETQSQKRAMTRARKLLSKSVRETPFFESLIDEIALETCIALHQLQLKGNQAPSTERDSLATLPKNAQKQSQKLFQLRTAYCEQKQALAQANMRLVISIAKRYNSPKHEFLDLIQYGNLGLMRACERFQSNKRHRFSTYAGWWIAQKISRGITEEGREIRIPTHRFSEFYALTKARDTLLKQGERPSAETLSKSSGLSIETVHDVNRIFKPVFSLDSTFAPRSAGSNGETRSAIKDKIRDTKGFDPRTKIRADELKEQVEKVLKYLPKEQQEVLKHRFGLDGYEQSSLQAIGDQFGKIRGNGKPVTKTRIRQIELQALQTLRDSKKWSEILKSFTEEL from the coding sequence ATGAATCTACAACATCCTCAGAGAAAGCAAGACGAGCCACTCCGTCAGGTCATAGACCTAACACAATGCAAACTTACCTCCCAGACATCTGATACACCAGAAACGAATGCTATCTTAAACGATACGGTACAGCAGTTTTTTGATTCCGTGTCACAATACCCTCTCCTTTCGCCAGATGAAGAGATAGCGCTCATAGAAAACTTAGAGAAAAGTCGGCTGAAGTACCAAGAAGAGCTTTTTCTATATCCCCTCGCTGCGAGAAAAGCAGCATCACTTCTTCAGCAAGTTGCAAATAAGGAGATTTTTCCTGAAAAAATCATAGATGATCCGAACTTAAGAATCCTCGGCGGACGTCAGAAATGTGTGGAGAGCTTACCAGAACAAGTTGCGCGTATCCTTAAACACAGTAAAACAGTCGAAGCTCTAAGCAGTAAGCGGCCAGAGACTCAATCTCAAAAGAGAGCTATGACAAGAGCGAGAAAGCTCCTCTCGAAGTCTGTTCGGGAAACGCCCTTTTTTGAATCACTCATTGATGAAATTGCACTAGAGACCTGCATCGCCCTTCATCAACTTCAGCTCAAAGGCAATCAGGCTCCAAGCACTGAAAGAGATTCCCTCGCGACACTCCCAAAGAATGCTCAGAAACAATCCCAAAAGCTTTTTCAGCTGCGTACCGCCTACTGTGAACAAAAGCAAGCATTGGCTCAAGCCAATATGCGATTAGTCATTTCCATAGCTAAACGCTACAACTCCCCAAAGCATGAATTTCTAGACCTTATTCAATATGGCAATCTTGGGCTGATGCGGGCCTGCGAGCGCTTTCAATCAAACAAACGTCATCGATTTAGCACCTATGCTGGATGGTGGATTGCTCAAAAAATAAGTCGAGGCATTACTGAAGAGGGGCGAGAGATTCGTATCCCCACGCATCGCTTCTCAGAATTTTATGCGTTGACTAAGGCAAGGGATACCCTGTTAAAACAGGGGGAACGGCCTTCAGCCGAAACGTTATCTAAAAGCTCAGGCTTATCAATCGAAACGGTTCATGATGTCAATAGAATATTTAAGCCCGTCTTCAGCTTAGACAGCACTTTTGCTCCACGAAGCGCTGGCTCAAACGGTGAAACGAGATCAGCGATAAAAGATAAAATACGAGATACCAAAGGGTTTGATCCTCGGACAAAGATTCGCGCAGACGAACTGAAAGAGCAGGTCGAGAAGGTGTTGAAGTATCTCCCGAAAGAACAGCAAGAAGTTCTCAAACATAGATTTGGCCTCGATGGATATGAACAGAGTTCACTGCAAGCGATTGGTGATCAGTTTGGAAAGATTAGAGGTAATGGCAAACCAGTAACGAAAACCCGAATACGGCAAATAGAGCTTCAAGCTCTTCAGACGCTACGTGATTCAAAAAAATGGTCAGAGATCTTAAAGAGCTTTACTGAGGAGCTATGA